The window CAGGGAAGAGCTGACCGAGAGCCGGTACCAGCGGTTTCGTCGTATAGGGACGGATAAGATCCGAATCAGCAGTGAGGCAGAGGAGGAAAAGTGAAAATGATAAAAAAGGGCATCTGTGTGATGTGCGCAGCACTGCTGCTTTTGACGGCCTGTACAGCTAAAGAGGAAGCAGGGCAGCCAAACAGCAGCGCCCAAGAGGCGCAGCAGAGCAGCTCACAGCAAAGCAGTGAAGTGAGCGCAGAAAGTGAAGAAGAGAGCATAGAAGAAAGCCTGGAAGAAAGCGAAGAGAGCAGCGAGGCTCTGGAGCAGCCGGATCAGGAGATCGAGCAAAGGCTGGCGGGCATGAGTCTGGAAGAGAAAATAGGGCAAATGTTTTTCGCACGCTTTACGGGAGCAGACACAGCGGCTTATTATGCAGAGGAATATCAGCTGGGCGGCTATGTACTGTTTGCGGTAGACTTTGAGGGATATACCAAGGAGCAGGTCATCAGCCATATTGATGGCTGTCAGGCAGTTTCAAACACACCGATGCTGATGGGCGTTGACGAGGAAGGCGGCCGTGTGGTAAGGGTGAGCCAGTATTTTCGTGAGGAGCCCTTTGCTTCTCCGCGGGATGTGTATGCAGCGGGCGGCTGGGATGCGATCATCAGCACGACCGAGGAGAAATGTGCGCTTTTAAAGGAGCTGCATCTCAATGTTAATTTGGCGCCGGTGTGTGATCTGGCAGGGGATCCAGAGGATTTTATGTACACGCGTTCCTTTAGCGGAGATCCGGAGCTGGCTGCTGATTTTGTAGGACGGACAGTCAGCATCATGAAGGAGCAGGGCGTGGGCGCTTCGTTAAAGCATTTTCCCGGGTATGGCGATAATGTGGATACGCATACGGGAATTGCGGTGGACAGCAGGGAGGCATCCGCATTTTACGAACGTGATTTTAAGCCGTTTTTGGAGGGGATCCAAAAAGGAGCCGGCAGCGTTATGGTGTCGCATAACATCGTGAATTGCTTTGACAGTGAATATCCAGCCTCTCTTTCGCCGAAGGTTCACCAGATTTTGCGTGAGGAACTCGGATATGAAGGCGTGATCATAACGGACGATCTGGCCATGGGCGCTATTTTGGATTACTGTGGCGAGGTAGACGCGGCGGTGCTGGCTGTGGAGGCCGGTAATGATCTGCTGATTTCCACGGAGTTTGAGAGTCAGTATGCTGCTGTTTTAAGCGCAGTGCAGTCAGGCAGAATCACAGAGGAACGAATCGATGAATCCGTCAGGCGGATTCTACTGTTTAAAAAACAGATCGGAATCCTTTAATTCACAGAATTGTTTATAAAAAGGGCTGCAAACGGTTGCAGTCCTTTTATATTTATGATACAATCAAGGCACTTTTTAAAATAGTTTTTAAAATTAGAGAATACAGGGAGCATCCAACGGGAGGAAAAAATGAGTGATATTCGTTATAACAAGTCGATTGTAAAAAATATCAATGAATGTTTGATCCGCAAGGCACTGCGAGGCTCGGAGACATTTACCAAAACTAAAATTGCGCATGATACGGGGCTAAGCTTTCCGACGGTAAGCCGTATTTTGGATGAGATGGCGCAGGAGGGCGAGATTCTGGCAAGCGGCGTAGATCCTACGACAGGAGGACGGCATGCACACTCCTATTCCGTCAATCCAGAGTACGCCTATGTGCTTTGTCTGTATTTTCCGGGAAAATCCTTACATACGCTGGTCATCAATGCACTGGGGCAGCCGGTGGAAAAGGAAAAGTTTTTGGCGCAGCAGGATCGGCTGGCTGAGCAGATTGATGAGATTGTAGAATTGAAACGGCAAAAATACCCGATTCGGGCGATCTCAGCAGGTCTGCCGTGGGGAATATCTAATGGTACGATTTTATTTGGCGCTAAAGCCTATGATATGCAGAATTATAATCTGAAGGCGCACTTGGAAGAGAAGTTTGGGATGCGCGTGCGGGTAGAAAATGATATGAACGCGATGGTGACCGGCTGCTATCAGCGAATGTTTAAAGAAGAAAAAAATGCTTCGCTTGTCTGTGTCAGCTTTGGCAGCAGAGGCTGCGGCTGTGGGCTGTATTTGGACGGGCAGCTGATTCGCGGGGCCAATGGTTTTGCCGGAGAGCTGCGGTATCTGCCGATGAATCATGAGACCAATCTGGACTATGAGTATCTAAACGGATTTATGACGCAGGACGCGGTGACACGGATTGCGCAGACCGTATCGACATTATGTGCAACCGTAGACCCGGGCTATATTGTTTTTTATAAAAATCCAATTGTAGAAAATATTCTTCCACAGGTGGAGGAGGCCTGTCACCGGTTTCTGCCGGAGGAAGTGGTGCCTAAGCTGATTCTTACCGATACCTATCAAGAAGATTTTGAAAGCGGCTTGATTCAGTTTGGCAGTGATTTGCTTTTGGCAGGATATCGAATCATTAATCGATAGGAGTAGGGATGATGAAGGCGGAGTGGCTGGTACGAGATAAAAGCTTTTACAAAAGGCTGTTTTTATTAGCGCTGCCGATGGCGGGACAGAGTATCCTGACCTTTTCAGTAGGGCTGGCGGATAATATCATGGTGGGGCAGCTGGGCGATACAGCGCTTTCAGGCGTATATATGGCCAATCAGTGGATGACGCTGCTGCAAAAATTTGTAACCGGATTTTCCACGGCGTCGCTCGTCTTGGCTACGCAGTACTGGGGGCGGCGGGATACCGACAGCATCAAAACGATTATGGCGATGACGGCAAAATTTTGCTTTGCCTGCAGTCTGATTTTCTTTGTGCTGGCATTCTTTTTTCCGCGTTTTGTGCTGGGAATGTATACCAATGAAGAGGCTGTGATTGAGGAAAGCATTCGCTATATGCGGATTGTGTGTATTTCGTATCTGTTTTACTGTGTGACGGAAGTGCTGATGACGTCGATGAAATGCGTGGAGACGGTGGGCATTGGCCTATACATATCGATCAGCACGCTGATTGTCAATGTGGGGCTGAACTATGTGCTTATTTTTGGCAAGCTGGGCATGCCAGCGCTGGGGATCCGCGGAGCCGCCGTGGCCACATTAGCCGCCAGAGTGCTGGAAGCCGTGATCATGCTGTATTATGTTAAAGTTAAGGATCATAAACTGAAATTGACGCTGCGGGATATTTCCCGGCATAGCCGGGTGCTGCTTAAGGATTATATTCATTATGGCATCCCGATCTTTGCGGGCTCGGCTGTGTGGGGGCTTAACATGACGGTGCAGAGCGCGATCTTTGGCCGGCTCGGCGAGAGCGCGATTTCGGCGGTGAGCATTTCTAACAATCTGTTTAATATCATTTCGGTGGCGATGTACGGCGTGTCGAGTGCGACGGGCATTATCATTGGCAAGACGGTGGGCAGCGGTGATTATGAGCGGGTGAAGCAGTATGCAAAGACGCTGCAGCTGGTGTTTATCGGTATGGGCGTCGTGACGGCGCTTTTGATGTATGGCAGTCACTGGCTGATCCCGGTGCTGTATCCGACGATTTTGCCGGAGACGGCAGAGGTGACGTATCAGCTGATTTGCGTGCTTTCGATCATGGTGCTGGGTACGGCGTATCAGGTATCGTGTCTGACGGGCATTGTGCGCGCGGGAGGCTGCACGCATTTTGTGTTTGTCAATGATACGATATTTGTGTGCTGCGTGCTGATCCCTTCAGGGCTGATTGCGGCGTTTGTGCTGGGAGCGCCGACATGGGTGGTGTTTGCCTGTTTGAAATGTGATCAGCTGCTGAAATGCATTGTGGCTGTGGTGAAGGTGAATCGTTTTAAATGGATTAAAAATATTACACGCGATGCCGCGGCTGTGCAAAAGGGCTAATCCTCATGCAAAAATAACGAATATTTATGCAAAAAGTGCTGATTGACAATTGGGTTATGCGTGATATAATAGATTAACACGACACAAAAGTGTATAAAAATACAATCATATAGAAGGAGTTTTAGAGATGAAGAAACTGTTGACAGTTTTGCTGGCGGCCGCGCTGATGATGACGATGGTTGCCTGCGGAAGTGATGAGAAGGAAACAAGCGGAGCGGATTCTGCTTTGGAAAAGGTGACGATTGAGAAGTTAGATGACCTGGCTGGCAAGACCATCGGCGTGCAGCTGGGAACGACTGGTGATGAGGCAGCGAGCGAGTATGAGTCGCAGGGCGCTACGGTTAAGCGTTTCAGCAAGGGCGCCGAGGCGGTGCAGGCACTGAAGACGGGTCAGGTTGACTGTGTGGTTATTGATTCTCTGCCGGCGGAAAAGTTTGTGGAGGCCAATGAGGATCTGGAGATCCTGCAGGGCGACTTCTTTGAGGAAGAGCAGTATGCGATCTGCATGAAAAAGGAAAGCGAGATGCTGGCGAAGTTTAATGCGGCGCTGGCAGAGCTGAAGCAGGAAGGCACGCTGGAATCTATCATGAAGAACTACATCGGTGATGAGATCGGCAAAACGCCGTATGAGTCTCCGGCCAATGTGGACCGTTCTAACGGTAAGCTGGTGATGGCTACGAATGCTGCGTTTGAGCCCTGGGAATATTATGAAGGCGATAAGATCGTGGGTGTGGATGCCGACATCGCACAGGCGATTGCTGATAAGCTGGGCATGGAATTAGAGATTACGGACATGGAGTTTGAGGGAATCATTGCGGCAGTGACCTCTGGCAAGGCTGACTTTGGCGCTGCTGGCATGACCGTAAATGAGGAGCGTCTGCAGAGCGTAGATTTTACCGATACCTATGCCAATGCAACGCAGGTGATTATCGTAAGAAAGTAATCGGCACTGCATATAAGGGGAAGGGGCTGTGAGCGAATGGGCTTTCAGCCCTTCCTTTACTATTTAAGCGTATAGCGGGGGAGGAAGTACATTGAACATATGGCTGTCGTTTGGGGACGATTTTTACCTGAATTTTATTAAGGACGACCGGTATCTGTATCTTTTAAAAGGACTGGGCAATACGCTGCTGATCACGGTGCTGGCAGCGATCATGGGCATTGTTCTGGGATTTATTGTGGCGATTATCCGTTCAAGCCATGATAAAACCGGGAGCTTTAAGCTGGTTGATCCGCTGTGCCGCCTGTATCTAACGGTGATCCGCGGCACGCCGACGATGATTCAGCTGCTGATTATCAATTTTGTAGTCTTTGGCTCTGCCAATGTGAATGGTATCATTGTGGGTGCGATTGCATTTGGCCTCAATTCAGGCGCCTATGTGGCGGAGATTTTCCGGTCGGGCATTATGTCGGTGGATCAGGGGCAGTTTGAGGCCGGCCGCAGTCTGGGGCTGAATTTTACGAAAACAATGCGGCTGATTATTATGCCGCAGGCGTTTAAGAATGTACTTCCGGCACTGGCGAATGAGTTCATTACTCTATTAAAGGAAACGTCCATTATCGGGACGATTGGCATGATGGATCTGACCCGCGGCGCCTCGATTATTCAGAGCCGCACCTATCAGCCGTTTATGCCGCTTTTAGCGGCGGCGCTGATCTATCTGGCGCTGGTACTGGTGATGACAAAGCTGGTGAGCCGGCTGGAGAGGAGGCTGCGGAGCAATGAGCGATAAACAGGAAGCATTACTTGTAGTGAAGGATCTGCACAAAGCGTTTGGCGAGCTGGAGGTGCTATCGGGCATTAGTACCGAGATCCATAAGGGAGAGGTCGTGACGGTGATCGGACCCTCGGGTTCAGGCAAGTCGACCTTTTTGCGCACGCTGAATCTGCTGGAGGAGCCGACGAGCGGCACAGTGAATTTTGAAGGGGTGGATATTACTGATAAATCGGTGAATATCGACCGCCATCGTCAGAAGATCGGGATGGTGTTTCAGCAGTTTAATCTGTTTCCGCATAAAACGATTAAGCAGAATATTATGTTGGCGCCGGTGACGTTGGGGCTGATGAGCGCGGCAGAGGCATCGAAAAAAGCAGATGAGCTGCTGGCGCGGATTGGGCTGCCGGATAAGGCAGACACCTATCCGGCGATGCTTTCCGGAGGCCAGAAGCAGCGGGTGGCGATTGCCCGGGCGCTGGCGATGAATCCGGATGTTATGTTGTTTGATGAGCCTACCTCGGCGCTGGATCCGGAGATGGTGGGCGAGGTGCTGGCGCTGATGAAGGAGCTGGCGGAGAGCGGCATGACGATGGTCGTAGTGACGCATGAAATGGGCTTTGCGCGGGAGGTTTCGACCCGGATTTTGTTTATAGATGAAGGCAA is drawn from Lachnospiraceae bacterium and contains these coding sequences:
- a CDS encoding amino acid ABC transporter permease — translated: MWLSFGDDFYLNFIKDDRYLYLLKGLGNTLLITVLAAIMGIVLGFIVAIIRSSHDKTGSFKLVDPLCRLYLTVIRGTPTMIQLLIINFVVFGSANVNGIIVGAIAFGLNSGAYVAEIFRSGIMSVDQGQFEAGRSLGLNFTKTMRLIIMPQAFKNVLPALANEFITLLKETSIIGTIGMMDLTRGASIIQSRTYQPFMPLLAAALIYLALVLVMTKLVSRLERRLRSNER
- a CDS encoding ROK family protein, which codes for MSDIRYNKSIVKNINECLIRKALRGSETFTKTKIAHDTGLSFPTVSRILDEMAQEGEILASGVDPTTGGRHAHSYSVNPEYAYVLCLYFPGKSLHTLVINALGQPVEKEKFLAQQDRLAEQIDEIVELKRQKYPIRAISAGLPWGISNGTILFGAKAYDMQNYNLKAHLEEKFGMRVRVENDMNAMVTGCYQRMFKEEKNASLVCVSFGSRGCGCGLYLDGQLIRGANGFAGELRYLPMNHETNLDYEYLNGFMTQDAVTRIAQTVSTLCATVDPGYIVFYKNPIVENILPQVEEACHRFLPEEVVPKLILTDTYQEDFESGLIQFGSDLLLAGYRIINR
- a CDS encoding beta-hexosaminidase, whose protein sequence is MKMIKKGICVMCAALLLLTACTAKEEAGQPNSSAQEAQQSSSQQSSEVSAESEEESIEESLEESEESSEALEQPDQEIEQRLAGMSLEEKIGQMFFARFTGADTAAYYAEEYQLGGYVLFAVDFEGYTKEQVISHIDGCQAVSNTPMLMGVDEEGGRVVRVSQYFREEPFASPRDVYAAGGWDAIISTTEEKCALLKELHLNVNLAPVCDLAGDPEDFMYTRSFSGDPELAADFVGRTVSIMKEQGVGASLKHFPGYGDNVDTHTGIAVDSREASAFYERDFKPFLEGIQKGAGSVMVSHNIVNCFDSEYPASLSPKVHQILREELGYEGVIITDDLAMGAILDYCGEVDAAVLAVEAGNDLLISTEFESQYAAVLSAVQSGRITEERIDESVRRILLFKKQIGIL
- a CDS encoding transporter substrate-binding domain-containing protein produces the protein MKKLLTVLLAAALMMTMVACGSDEKETSGADSALEKVTIEKLDDLAGKTIGVQLGTTGDEAASEYESQGATVKRFSKGAEAVQALKTGQVDCVVIDSLPAEKFVEANEDLEILQGDFFEEEQYAICMKKESEMLAKFNAALAELKQEGTLESIMKNYIGDEIGKTPYESPANVDRSNGKLVMATNAAFEPWEYYEGDKIVGVDADIAQAIADKLGMELEITDMEFEGIIAAVTSGKADFGAAGMTVNEERLQSVDFTDTYANATQVIIVRK
- a CDS encoding MATE family efflux transporter, translating into MMKAEWLVRDKSFYKRLFLLALPMAGQSILTFSVGLADNIMVGQLGDTALSGVYMANQWMTLLQKFVTGFSTASLVLATQYWGRRDTDSIKTIMAMTAKFCFACSLIFFVLAFFFPRFVLGMYTNEEAVIEESIRYMRIVCISYLFYCVTEVLMTSMKCVETVGIGLYISISTLIVNVGLNYVLIFGKLGMPALGIRGAAVATLAARVLEAVIMLYYVKVKDHKLKLTLRDISRHSRVLLKDYIHYGIPIFAGSAVWGLNMTVQSAIFGRLGESAISAVSISNNLFNIISVAMYGVSSATGIIIGKTVGSGDYERVKQYAKTLQLVFIGMGVVTALLMYGSHWLIPVLYPTILPETAEVTYQLICVLSIMVLGTAYQVSCLTGIVRAGGCTHFVFVNDTIFVCCVLIPSGLIAAFVLGAPTWVVFACLKCDQLLKCIVAVVKVNRFKWIKNITRDAAAVQKG
- a CDS encoding amino acid ABC transporter ATP-binding protein, with translation MSDKQEALLVVKDLHKAFGELEVLSGISTEIHKGEVVTVIGPSGSGKSTFLRTLNLLEEPTSGTVNFEGVDITDKSVNIDRHRQKIGMVFQQFNLFPHKTIKQNIMLAPVTLGLMSAAEASKKADELLARIGLPDKADTYPAMLSGGQKQRVAIARALAMNPDVMLFDEPTSALDPEMVGEVLALMKELAESGMTMVVVTHEMGFAREVSTRILFIDEGKIQEENVPELFFEQPKNPRLKEFLSKVL